The Seleniivibrio woodruffii genome window below encodes:
- a CDS encoding type II secretion system protein — translation MSNSKGFTLVELAIVLMIIGVILGGVVKGTELVTNAKTKRLYRDYQNVQTAYLAYLDRTGETPGDITDAQTDANRDNKVSDNVNFWQELRSENLYDTAGATDNIPDHVFGGSMTATSGTSTANVMDFTNNNLVCFNEVLDKNTESLDKLFDDGVGTTGEIRHAATAATTDASAYSAADGATGTICIALD, via the coding sequence ATGTCCAACAGCAAAGGTTTTACTCTCGTAGAACTCGCAATCGTACTTATGATTATCGGTGTTATTCTCGGCGGCGTTGTTAAAGGAACGGAACTTGTGACCAACGCTAAAACAAAAAGACTTTACAGAGACTATCAAAACGTTCAGACAGCTTATCTTGCATATCTCGACAGAACCGGAGAGACTCCCGGCGATATAACTGACGCACAGACAGATGCAAACAGAGACAATAAAGTGTCTGATAACGTAAACTTCTGGCAGGAACTCAGAAGCGAAAATCTTTATGACACAGCCGGCGCAACAGACAATATACCTGATCACGTTTTCGGCGGTTCCATGACTGCAACATCAGGTACTTCAACCGCTAACGTTATGGACTTCACCAACAACAACCTTGTTTGCTTCAACGAAGTTCTGGATAAGAATACTGAATCACTTGACAAGCTGTTTGATGACGGCGTGGGCACCACAGGCGAAATCAGACATGCAGCAACCGCAGCAACAACAGATGCATCAGCTTACTCTGCAGCAGATGGTGCTACAGGCACAATCTGCATCGCTCTTGACTAA
- the rpmE gene encoding 50S ribosomal protein L31, with translation MKKDIHPKVNNVVFKCACGAEIPSTSTVAPEKAVVAICSSCHPFFTGKQKFIDTAGRVEKFMKKYNKAK, from the coding sequence ATGAAAAAAGATATCCATCCTAAAGTAAACAACGTTGTTTTCAAATGTGCTTGCGGCGCAGAGATCCCTTCAACTTCAACAGTTGCTCCCGAAAAAGCTGTTGTAGCGATCTGCTCTTCATGCCACCCCTTCTTCACAGGTAAGCAGAAGTTCATCGATACTGCCGGCCGCGTTGAGAAGTTCATGAAGAAATACAACAAAGCAAAATAA
- the thyX gene encoding FAD-dependent thymidylate synthase, with protein sequence MENSGNRRQGLNVKLISKTADGELVSALAAKLCYSASDIDGLLEKISGQEQSDFIHKIVSMGHHSVLEHLNFTFGVEGVSRALTHQLVRHRIASYSQKSQRYVKHGNEFEYITPHTVAENPELLAEYEKAMAEIGKAYDALLKAGVPAEDARYVLPNACETKIIITMNARELLHYFSIRCCERAQWEIREMSFEMLKLCRKEAPSIFGDAGPGCVRGACPEGQFTCGKAKEIRKKFTDIKNFL encoded by the coding sequence ATGGAAAACAGCGGCAATCGCAGGCAAGGGCTTAATGTTAAGCTGATTTCAAAGACAGCCGACGGAGAGCTTGTTTCTGCGTTGGCCGCTAAACTGTGCTATTCTGCGTCCGACATTGACGGACTGCTGGAAAAGATCAGCGGTCAGGAACAGTCGGACTTCATACATAAGATAGTGTCCATGGGCCACCATTCGGTACTGGAGCACCTGAACTTCACATTCGGCGTGGAGGGTGTCTCCCGTGCCCTGACACATCAGCTCGTCCGCCATCGAATCGCAAGCTATTCTCAGAAATCCCAGCGTTATGTTAAACACGGAAACGAGTTTGAGTATATCACTCCCCATACCGTTGCGGAAAACCCTGAACTTCTGGCTGAATATGAAAAGGCCATGGCTGAGATAGGCAAGGCATATGATGCTCTTCTTAAGGCCGGAGTGCCTGCGGAGGACGCAAGGTATGTTCTGCCCAACGCATGCGAAACCAAAATAATCATCACAATGAACGCAAGGGAACTTCTCCACTATTTCTCAATCCGCTGTTGCGAGCGTGCGCAGTGGGAGATCCGTGAGATGTCCTTTGAAATGCTGAAACTCTGCCGGAAAGAGGCTCCCTCCATTTTCGGAGATGCAGGCCCCGGATGTGTCCGTGGTGCTTGCCCCGAAGGCCAGTTCACCTGCGGCAAAGCGAAGGAAATCCGTAAAAAATTTACAGACATCAAAAACTTTCTTTAG
- a CDS encoding DUF1385 domain-containing protein yields MSKPNIGGQAVIEGVMMRAPERFVIAVRKSENEIVLKKEDVKLDRSKIFKKPLIRGLIALYDSLILGIRALNFSAYHSTGEGEEHMSKAATFFSMAMGIGLGLLLFIYLPLQITELMKHLLPSLHTSSLLYNAVDGVIRVIFFVLYVWGISFLKDIKRVFQYHGAEHKAIYAYEEGVELNVENARKMSRFHPRCGTSFLIILMLVCILTFSLIPNDAHFLVKLGARLFFIPIIAGVSYEILKLSGKFHKNPVVRFLIMPGLMLQKITTQEPDDSQLEVALISIRASLDMEIPTEGITIVD; encoded by the coding sequence ATGTCAAAACCAAACATCGGCGGTCAGGCGGTAATCGAAGGGGTCATGATGCGTGCACCCGAAAGATTCGTCATAGCCGTCCGCAAGAGCGAAAACGAGATCGTCCTTAAAAAAGAGGACGTTAAGCTGGACAGAAGCAAAATATTCAAGAAACCCCTCATAAGAGGCCTGATAGCCCTTTATGATTCACTTATCCTCGGCATCCGTGCGCTTAATTTCAGTGCATACCATTCAACGGGTGAGGGCGAAGAGCACATGAGCAAGGCCGCCACATTTTTCAGCATGGCGATGGGTATCGGTCTGGGGCTTCTGCTGTTCATCTATCTGCCCTTGCAGATAACCGAGCTGATGAAGCACCTGCTGCCGAGCCTCCATACTTCGTCTCTGCTGTATAATGCAGTGGACGGCGTTATCAGGGTGATATTCTTCGTGCTGTATGTGTGGGGGATATCGTTTCTGAAAGACATAAAGAGGGTATTTCAGTACCACGGAGCGGAACACAAGGCGATCTATGCCTACGAAGAGGGCGTGGAGCTGAACGTTGAGAACGCCAGAAAGATGAGCCGTTTTCACCCCCGCTGCGGAACCAGCTTCCTTATTATATTGATGCTGGTGTGCATACTGACCTTTTCGCTCATTCCCAACGACGCTCACTTCCTTGTTAAGCTGGGCGCAAGACTCTTCTTCATCCCCATCATAGCGGGTGTAAGCTATGAGATACTTAAGCTCAGCGGAAAGTTCCACAAGAACCCCGTTGTACGTTTTCTGATAATGCCGGGGCTTATGCTCCAGAAGATAACCACTCAGGAGCCGGACGACAGCCAGCTCGAAGTGGCTCTCATCTCCATCAGGGCTTCACTTGACATGGAGATACCCACCGAAGGGATAACAATAGTAGACTGA
- the prfA gene encoding peptide chain release factor 1 — translation MFDKLQEVKANFDEMTKRLTDPDVISDQELFMKTSKDHAEMRPVVEKYDEYMAVKKSLEEAKAIVASSDDKDLVELAEMELEENKDALERMEGELKKLLLKKDPYDHKNIFLEIRAGTGGDEASLFAAVLLKMYSRYAEMNGWKVEIVDFNDTGVGGYKEVVALIKGYGAYSKLKFEAGGHRVQRVPETESGGRIHTSACTVAVLPEAEDVDVQIEQKDLRVDVYRAGGAGGQHINTTDSAVRMTHIPTGIVVTCQDERSQIKNREKALKLLKSRILEVEIEKKNSEEAASRKLQVGSGDRSERIRTYNFPQNRVTDHRIKESANLDRFLLGEMEEMIDATIAFDQAERLRESGL, via the coding sequence ATGTTTGACAAACTGCAGGAAGTAAAAGCAAATTTTGATGAAATGACCAAAAGGCTCACCGATCCGGATGTGATATCCGATCAGGAGCTTTTCATGAAGACCTCCAAGGATCATGCGGAGATGCGCCCCGTCGTTGAGAAATATGACGAGTATATGGCCGTTAAAAAGTCTCTGGAAGAGGCGAAGGCGATCGTTGCGTCGTCCGATGACAAAGACCTTGTTGAGCTTGCGGAAATGGAGCTTGAGGAGAACAAGGACGCTCTGGAGCGCATGGAGGGAGAGCTTAAAAAACTCCTGCTGAAAAAAGACCCCTACGATCACAAGAACATCTTCCTTGAGATAAGAGCCGGAACCGGCGGCGACGAGGCCTCCCTGTTTGCGGCGGTGCTTCTTAAAATGTACTCACGCTATGCCGAGATGAACGGCTGGAAGGTTGAGATAGTTGATTTCAACGACACCGGCGTCGGCGGCTATAAAGAGGTTGTGGCTCTTATCAAAGGCTACGGCGCATACAGCAAGCTGAAATTTGAGGCCGGAGGTCACAGGGTTCAGCGTGTTCCTGAGACCGAATCGGGCGGACGTATCCACACATCCGCATGTACCGTTGCGGTGCTTCCGGAAGCCGAGGATGTTGACGTTCAGATCGAGCAGAAAGACCTGCGTGTGGACGTTTACCGTGCGGGCGGCGCAGGCGGACAGCACATCAACACCACAGACTCTGCCGTGCGTATGACACACATTCCCACGGGAATAGTGGTCACCTGTCAGGATGAGCGAAGCCAGATCAAAAACCGTGAGAAAGCACTGAAACTGCTTAAATCAAGGATTCTTGAAGTTGAGATAGAGAAAAAGAACTCAGAAGAGGCGGCCAGCAGAAAACTTCAGGTGGGTTCAGGCGACAGAAGCGAACGGATCAGAACATATAACTTTCCCCAGAACAGGGTTACGGATCACCGTATAAAGGAATCCGCCAACCTCGACAGATTTCTGCTGGGCGAGATGGAAGAGATGATCGACGCTACGATCGCCTTCGATCAGGCGGAAAGGCTCAGAGAATCGGGTCTCTGA